The following proteins come from a genomic window of Microbacterium sp. SY138:
- a CDS encoding LysR substrate-binding domain-containing protein: protein MVTDRLLDGRVKIRHLVLVTAIADEGTLVRAAESLHITQPVVTRGLREVEEVLGVPLFERLPRGVRPTQYGHSFIERARSVLAELRAAGEEVRLLQSGQLGTVTVGTHLAGSNLLLPRAIAALKAEHPRLTVVVREGTPDTLQQLLLAGDLDLTVGRLSPTVPVRLEQERLHLEPIRLVARAGHPVLGGVKANSLAELIAYPWIFPVAQTALRAELEAVFFHEGLPLPPDRVECTSMLTLRTLLISTDVIAALPMFIAVDDRELRILPTPLSSIRRSVGVTVPKDRAPSPAATALLTHLREEGARLAELERDYAETEPRFAG, encoded by the coding sequence ATGGTCACCGATCGACTGCTCGACGGGCGGGTCAAGATCCGCCACCTCGTCCTCGTCACCGCCATCGCCGACGAAGGCACCCTGGTGCGCGCCGCCGAGTCGCTGCACATCACCCAGCCGGTCGTCACCCGCGGTCTCCGCGAGGTCGAAGAGGTGCTGGGTGTGCCGCTGTTCGAACGGTTGCCGCGCGGCGTGCGGCCGACGCAATACGGGCACTCGTTCATCGAGCGCGCCCGCTCGGTGCTCGCCGAGCTGCGCGCCGCGGGGGAGGAGGTGCGGCTGCTGCAGTCGGGGCAGCTCGGCACGGTGACCGTCGGCACGCACCTCGCAGGTTCCAACCTGCTGCTGCCGCGGGCCATCGCGGCGCTGAAGGCCGAGCATCCACGGCTGACCGTGGTGGTGCGCGAGGGCACCCCGGACACCCTGCAGCAGCTGCTGCTCGCGGGCGACCTCGACCTGACCGTCGGGCGGCTCTCGCCGACGGTGCCGGTGCGGCTCGAGCAGGAGCGACTGCACCTGGAGCCGATCCGTCTGGTCGCACGGGCCGGGCATCCGGTGCTCGGCGGTGTCAAGGCGAACTCCCTCGCCGAGCTGATCGCGTATCCCTGGATCTTCCCCGTGGCCCAGACGGCGCTCCGGGCCGAGCTCGAAGCGGTCTTCTTCCACGAGGGGCTGCCGTTGCCGCCCGACCGCGTCGAGTGCACCTCCATGCTGACACTGCGCACCCTGCTGATCTCGACCGACGTGATCGCGGCGCTGCCGATGTTCATCGCCGTCGACGACCGTGAACTGCGGATCCTGCCCACGCCGTTGAGCTCCATCCGCCGCTCGGTCGGCGTGACGGTGCCGAAGGATCGGGCGCCGTCGCCGGCGGCCACCGCGCTGCTGACCCATCTGCGCGAAGAGGGCGCCCGCCTGGCGGAGCTCGAGCGGGACTACGCGGAGACGGAGCCGCGCTTCGCCGGCTGA
- a CDS encoding ABC transporter permease subunit, protein MEESARVSGASWPQTLRRVTLPMLWPGLLGVTVLTFILGLGSLEVPLLFGQESGRDIFALKLWTLISSNAGELPQYGLAAAWGLVFLVITTVAFAIYLRATRNAERRASVSGKGFRPSTMRMGPWKIPVMLLVAVFILLTGILPLLALLWAAITPYPVAFSIDAMLGSTDFGAFGTVLADPEFWVSLGRTVIIAGGSATIAVVFATVLAYGIARSKKTGWVKAMDLFASSSVAIPATIAGFAMFLTFMVINPYIPIAGTLLALVIAYSYRVSIAYRSSYSATLQIRPELEEAALTSGASRFEGFRRIIAPLLMPTVMAVWIQMFILGTNEFTLPAFLATPSSRPLSMYIYAMINPRSAQLYAPDQGAAMALIFTLMVFAIGYGLQWALSRRAIGRTRKAVSAGLPDLAAASPAPADSATVTLAVQRHKR, encoded by the coding sequence CTGGAGGAGTCGGCGCGGGTCTCGGGGGCCTCCTGGCCGCAGACGCTTCGTCGAGTGACGCTACCGATGCTGTGGCCGGGGCTCCTCGGGGTGACGGTGCTGACCTTCATCCTCGGCCTCGGCAGTCTCGAGGTGCCGCTGCTGTTCGGCCAGGAGTCGGGACGCGACATCTTCGCCCTCAAGCTCTGGACGCTCATCAGCTCCAACGCGGGCGAACTGCCGCAGTACGGTCTGGCCGCCGCATGGGGGCTGGTGTTCCTCGTGATCACGACCGTCGCGTTCGCGATCTACCTGCGGGCGACACGCAACGCCGAGCGCAGAGCCTCGGTGTCGGGCAAGGGCTTCCGGCCGTCGACCATGCGGATGGGGCCGTGGAAGATCCCGGTCATGCTGCTGGTCGCCGTGTTCATCCTGCTCACCGGCATCCTCCCTCTGCTCGCTCTGCTGTGGGCGGCGATCACGCCCTATCCGGTGGCGTTCTCGATCGACGCGATGCTCGGCAGCACCGACTTCGGCGCCTTCGGCACGGTGCTCGCCGACCCCGAGTTCTGGGTGTCGCTCGGACGCACGGTCATCATCGCGGGCGGCAGCGCCACGATCGCGGTGGTCTTCGCAACGGTGCTCGCCTACGGCATCGCCCGCAGCAAGAAGACCGGGTGGGTGAAGGCCATGGACCTGTTCGCCTCCTCATCGGTCGCGATCCCCGCGACCATCGCCGGCTTCGCGATGTTCCTCACCTTCATGGTGATCAACCCGTACATCCCGATCGCGGGCACGCTGCTCGCGCTCGTGATCGCGTACTCCTACCGGGTGTCGATCGCCTACCGCTCGTCGTACAGCGCGACGCTGCAGATCAGGCCGGAGCTGGAGGAGGCGGCGCTCACCAGCGGAGCGAGTCGGTTCGAGGGATTCCGACGCATCATCGCGCCGCTGCTGATGCCGACCGTGATGGCGGTGTGGATCCAGATGTTCATCCTCGGCACCAATGAGTTCACGCTCCCGGCGTTCCTGGCGACCCCGTCGTCGCGGCCGCTGTCGATGTACATCTACGCGATGATCAACCCGCGCTCGGCGCAGCTCTATGCGCCGGACCAGGGTGCCGCGATGGCGCTGATCTTCACGCTGATGGTGTTCGCGATCGGCTACGGCCTGCAGTGGGCGCTCTCTCGCCGAGCGATCGGTCGCACACGCAAGGCGGTCTCCGCGGGTCTCCCCGACCTCGCCGCCGCCTCTCCCGCTCCGGCCGATTCCGCGACGGTGACCCTGGCCGTGCAGCGTCACAAGCGCTGA
- a CDS encoding fumarylacetoacetate hydrolase family protein, translated as MTGLPESDGVRAADERLRRAAESGHPCAPVRDLLGETDQDAAYAVQSLGIARRLDEGRRVVGRKIGLTSPAVQTQLGVDSPDYGVLLDDMMFADREPIDLTRFLQPRAEAEVAFVLGSDLDSPATHVADVIRATEFVLPAIEVVDSRVAGWDIRITDTIADNASSGAVVLGTTPRRLDGLDLTALGMTLDREGRPVSTGSGAACLGSPVIAVAWLAREVARRGQPLRAGEVILSGALGPMVDATAGVYRARLDGLGEVRADFFGTASGRASGTSSEGAAA; from the coding sequence GTGACCGGCCTCCCCGAGTCCGACGGTGTGCGCGCGGCCGACGAACGGCTGCGACGCGCGGCCGAATCGGGGCACCCGTGCGCCCCGGTGCGCGACCTGCTCGGCGAGACGGATCAGGATGCCGCGTACGCCGTGCAGTCTCTCGGCATCGCCCGCCGCCTCGACGAGGGTCGACGGGTCGTCGGCCGCAAGATCGGCCTCACCTCCCCCGCCGTGCAGACGCAGCTCGGCGTCGACAGCCCCGACTACGGGGTGCTGCTCGACGACATGATGTTCGCCGACCGCGAGCCGATCGACCTCACCCGCTTCCTGCAGCCGCGGGCCGAAGCCGAGGTCGCCTTCGTGCTCGGCAGCGACCTCGACTCCCCCGCCACCCACGTCGCCGACGTGATCCGGGCCACGGAGTTCGTCCTGCCCGCCATCGAGGTCGTCGACTCCCGCGTGGCCGGGTGGGACATCCGCATCACCGACACCATCGCCGACAACGCCTCGAGCGGGGCGGTCGTGCTCGGCACCACGCCTCGGCGCCTCGACGGGCTCGATCTGACCGCGCTCGGCATGACGCTCGACCGTGAGGGCCGTCCGGTCTCGACCGGTTCGGGGGCCGCGTGCCTCGGCAGCCCGGTGATCGCGGTGGCCTGGCTCGCCCGCGAGGTCGCCCGCCGCGGGCAGCCGCTGCGCGCCGGCGAGGTCATCCTCTCCGGAGCCCTCGGCCCCATGGTCGACGCGACCGCCGGGGTGTATCGCGCCCGACTCGACGGTCTCGGCGAGGTCCGTGCCGACTTCTTCGGCACGGCATCCGGAAGAGCGTCGGGCACATCATCAGAAGGGGCTGCGGCATGA
- a CDS encoding ABC transporter substrate-binding protein: MKRTLGAVAITAVFALALTGCNTSTDAGGGDSALEGDAASATCDAVEVGAITRCENFYDEYWPEIDKQLDALYEEAKKADGGTLVIWDWYELSPDVIEQFNKRFPDIKVETRGLTYNLSSAIISAKATGSRNTDVVSGSITSMAAMYDEGFWEKVDWESFGVPKEFLTIGAPELMPDSINGTLIQYNTDKVTAVPETLDGLLAPEYKDKVSVAGYNAVVFAGYGMAEGEDKMVSLIDELLSSGNLKLLEDQGAPLSSGDVPIALNQTLFNPNPALQVSPFEHAGVWAQFSGVNSDAKNKPGAALWTLWNAFDPDWISLRMTDERFASTQVPFAGLPAATFAESTGLMKTNSDALLLGLENGAETETQATRDDWQAMINAADKALNG; the protein is encoded by the coding sequence ATGAAGAGAACACTGGGAGCTGTCGCCATCACGGCGGTCTTCGCGCTCGCCTTGACCGGATGCAACACCTCGACCGATGCCGGCGGCGGTGACAGCGCGCTCGAGGGCGACGCCGCGTCGGCCACCTGCGACGCCGTGGAAGTCGGAGCGATCACCCGCTGCGAGAACTTCTACGACGAGTACTGGCCCGAGATCGACAAGCAGCTCGACGCCCTCTACGAAGAGGCGAAGAAGGCTGACGGCGGCACCCTGGTCATCTGGGACTGGTACGAGCTGTCGCCTGACGTGATCGAGCAGTTCAACAAGCGCTTCCCCGACATCAAGGTCGAGACCAGGGGGCTGACGTACAACCTGTCGTCGGCGATCATCTCGGCGAAGGCGACCGGTTCGCGCAACACCGATGTGGTGTCCGGCTCGATCACCTCGATGGCCGCGATGTACGACGAGGGCTTCTGGGAGAAGGTCGACTGGGAGAGCTTCGGCGTTCCGAAGGAGTTCCTGACCATCGGCGCCCCCGAGCTCATGCCCGACAGCATCAACGGCACGCTCATCCAGTACAACACCGACAAGGTGACCGCGGTGCCCGAGACGCTCGACGGGCTGCTCGCCCCCGAATACAAGGACAAGGTGTCGGTCGCCGGATACAACGCGGTGGTCTTCGCCGGATACGGCATGGCGGAGGGCGAGGACAAGATGGTCTCGCTGATCGACGAGCTCCTGTCGTCGGGCAACCTGAAGCTGCTGGAGGACCAGGGCGCTCCGCTGTCGAGCGGTGACGTGCCGATCGCGCTCAACCAGACGCTGTTCAACCCGAACCCGGCGCTGCAGGTCTCACCGTTCGAGCACGCGGGAGTCTGGGCGCAGTTCTCCGGCGTCAACTCCGACGCCAAGAACAAGCCGGGGGCCGCGCTGTGGACCCTGTGGAACGCATTCGACCCCGACTGGATCAGCCTCCGAATGACGGACGAGCGCTTCGCCAGCACGCAGGTGCCGTTCGCCGGTCTCCCCGCCGCGACCTTCGCCGAGTCCACCGGGCTCATGAAGACGAACTCCGACGCGCTGCTGCTCGGCCTCGAGAACGGCGCCGAGACCGAGACGCAGGCCACTCGTGACGACTGGCAGGCCATGATCAACGCCGCCGACAAGGCGCTGAACGGATAA
- the cofE gene encoding coenzyme F420-0:L-glutamate ligase, translating to MSAPAITVFALAGIGEVHPGDDLVALILATGVELAHGDILVVTSKIVSKAEGRYVQAADREEAITAETVRLVASRTFDGHTMRIVENRLGMVAAAAGVDASNTPDGWVLLLPEDPDRSARALAAGLRAATGAEVGVILSDTLGRPWREGQTDVAIGGGGVHMIADLRGTTDQAGKVLSVTTPCVADELAAAADLVKGKASGNPVAVVRGRGDLVGPLTLPGAASIVRGAERDLFWLGTAEALDQGYRDGYAAALADLGTQEQHLHAQQEPDTKDAT from the coding sequence ATGAGCGCCCCCGCGATCACCGTCTTCGCCCTCGCCGGCATCGGCGAGGTGCACCCCGGTGATGACCTCGTGGCCCTGATCCTCGCGACCGGCGTCGAACTCGCCCACGGCGACATCCTCGTCGTCACCTCGAAGATCGTCTCCAAGGCCGAAGGCCGCTACGTACAGGCCGCCGACCGCGAAGAGGCCATCACCGCCGAGACCGTGCGGCTCGTCGCCTCTCGCACCTTCGACGGGCACACCATGCGCATCGTCGAGAACCGGCTCGGCATGGTGGCCGCGGCCGCCGGCGTCGATGCCAGCAACACCCCGGACGGCTGGGTGCTGCTGCTCCCCGAAGACCCCGACCGTTCGGCGCGTGCGCTCGCCGCGGGACTGCGGGCGGCCACGGGCGCGGAGGTGGGCGTGATCCTCAGTGACACCCTCGGCCGTCCCTGGCGCGAAGGGCAGACCGACGTCGCGATCGGCGGCGGGGGCGTGCACATGATCGCCGACCTCCGTGGCACGACCGACCAGGCGGGAAAGGTCCTGAGCGTCACGACCCCGTGTGTCGCGGACGAGCTCGCCGCGGCCGCAGATCTGGTCAAGGGCAAGGCGAGCGGCAACCCGGTCGCCGTGGTGCGCGGGCGGGGCGACCTTGTCGGACCCCTCACCCTGCCCGGGGCCGCCAGCATCGTGCGCGGCGCGGAGCGCGACCTCTTCTGGTTGGGCACCGCCGAAGCACTCGACCAGGGATACCGCGACGGTTACGCCGCTGCGCTCGCAGACCTCGGCACCCAGGAACAGCACCTACACGCACAGCAGGAACCCGACACGAAGGATGCGACATGA
- a CDS encoding DHA2 family efflux MFS transporter permease subunit, whose protein sequence is MTQTVRPWPALWALCIGFFMILVDTTIVAIANPVILAAFDADLTTVIWVTSAYLLAYAVPLLVTGRLGDRFGPKRVYLVGLVLFTLASLACGLAGSIEMLIAARAVQGFGAALMTPQTMAIIARVFPPRGRGQAMGAWGAVGGLATLVGPILGGVLTDTVGWEWIFFVNVPVGIVAFVVAWRLVPDLEGHPHRFDVVGVALSGLGLFLLVFGIQEGEVYDWGVMFGPVTVWGVIVAGAVLLVLFVVWQRVNRAEPLMPLSLFRDRNFSVANATIFLVGVGITAMPVPLAFYFQVARGLDPTLAALMLAPMAVVSGVLGPFVGKLSDRIGPRWVTFAAFVISAVAMAWYAATMTIDAPFWLLLLPSALLGVGVSGMFGPLASTATRNLPHTQAGAGSGVYSTTRQMGSVIGSALLAVLMNVTLAAHITGFVPGAIHPGSELSTKDGIGLAAAMSQSLLLSAIAFAVCAVVVVFFEKPRAWGAPVTPQTAGSVVREGR, encoded by the coding sequence ATGACTCAGACAGTTAGGCCGTGGCCGGCCCTGTGGGCGCTGTGCATCGGCTTCTTCATGATCCTCGTCGACACGACGATCGTGGCCATCGCCAACCCGGTCATCCTCGCGGCGTTCGACGCCGACCTGACCACGGTCATCTGGGTCACCAGTGCCTACCTGCTCGCCTACGCCGTCCCCCTGCTGGTGACCGGTCGCCTGGGGGATCGCTTCGGTCCCAAACGGGTCTATCTCGTGGGGCTCGTGCTGTTCACCCTCGCCTCGCTCGCGTGCGGTCTGGCCGGCAGCATCGAGATGCTCATCGCGGCTCGCGCCGTGCAGGGCTTCGGTGCCGCGCTGATGACGCCGCAGACCATGGCGATCATCGCGCGGGTGTTCCCGCCGCGCGGTCGGGGTCAGGCGATGGGGGCGTGGGGCGCTGTCGGAGGGCTCGCGACGCTCGTCGGCCCGATCCTCGGCGGCGTGCTCACCGACACCGTCGGCTGGGAGTGGATCTTCTTCGTCAACGTGCCTGTCGGGATCGTCGCCTTCGTCGTCGCCTGGCGTCTGGTCCCCGATCTCGAAGGACACCCGCACCGCTTCGACGTGGTGGGGGTCGCGCTGTCCGGACTCGGACTGTTCCTGCTGGTCTTCGGCATCCAGGAGGGCGAGGTCTACGACTGGGGGGTGATGTTCGGTCCGGTCACCGTGTGGGGCGTCATCGTCGCCGGAGCCGTGCTCCTGGTGCTCTTCGTCGTGTGGCAGCGCGTCAATCGTGCAGAGCCCCTCATGCCCCTCAGCCTCTTCCGCGACCGCAACTTCTCGGTCGCGAACGCCACGATCTTCCTCGTCGGTGTCGGCATCACGGCCATGCCCGTCCCCCTCGCCTTCTACTTCCAGGTCGCCCGCGGGCTCGACCCGACGCTCGCAGCGCTCATGCTCGCACCGATGGCGGTCGTCTCGGGGGTGCTCGGGCCGTTCGTCGGCAAGCTGAGCGACCGGATCGGTCCGCGGTGGGTCACCTTCGCCGCCTTCGTCATCTCGGCGGTGGCCATGGCCTGGTATGCGGCGACGATGACGATCGACGCCCCGTTCTGGCTCCTGCTTCTGCCCTCGGCGCTGCTGGGCGTCGGCGTATCGGGGATGTTCGGTCCGCTCGCGTCGACGGCCACCCGCAATCTCCCGCACACGCAAGCAGGAGCGGGATCCGGCGTCTACTCCACCACCAGGCAGATGGGGTCCGTGATCGGATCGGCGCTGCTGGCGGTGCTGATGAACGTGACGCTCGCCGCGCACATCACCGGTTTCGTGCCAGGGGCGATCCACCCGGGGAGCGAGCTGTCGACGAAGGACGGGATCGGACTGGCCGCGGCCATGTCGCAGTCGCTGCTGCTCTCGGCCATCGCCTTCGCGGTGTGCGCGGTCGTCGTGGTGTTCTTCGAGAAGCCGCGAGCCTGGGGAGCCCCGGTCACCCCGCAGACGGCGGGTTCTGTCGTGAGAGAGGGACGATGA
- a CDS encoding ABC transporter ATP-binding protein yields MTVSSGGGRLVVDALKKDYELDGAAVPVVKDVTFTIEPGTFYSLLGPSGCGKTTTLRCVAGLERSNGGVISLDGNVLSTGTAHVSPDKRDIGMVFQNYAIWPHMTVFANAIFPLQVAGSKLPKQEARKRAMEALELVQLDHLAQRPATALSGGQQQRLALARALAHRPRLLLLDEPLSNLDAKLRDTMRNELRSLQRTLGISALYVTHDQSEALSMSDRVAVMNGGRIVQEASPRELYDQPADRFVANFVGRANMIPAVVIDRDGAGDAVVEALGTRLQTPVPDGVSIGDEVTLTFRPETVRWHETDIDRPNVLPVRIVRVEFLGEIVEYEAEVLTDGEPVATIVGRGAPLATPPEGGRVFLELVSHACRVLGA; encoded by the coding sequence ATGACGGTCAGCTCCGGAGGCGGTCGACTGGTCGTCGACGCCCTGAAGAAGGACTATGAGCTCGACGGCGCCGCCGTCCCCGTGGTCAAGGACGTCACGTTCACGATCGAGCCCGGGACGTTCTACTCGCTCCTCGGCCCGTCGGGATGCGGCAAGACCACCACCCTGCGCTGTGTCGCCGGCCTCGAACGGAGCAACGGCGGCGTCATCTCGCTCGACGGCAACGTGCTGTCGACCGGCACCGCGCACGTGTCGCCCGACAAGCGCGACATCGGCATGGTGTTCCAGAACTACGCGATCTGGCCGCACATGACGGTGTTCGCCAACGCGATCTTCCCGCTGCAGGTCGCGGGTTCGAAGCTTCCGAAGCAGGAGGCGCGCAAGCGGGCGATGGAGGCGCTGGAGCTCGTGCAGCTCGATCATCTCGCGCAGCGCCCGGCCACCGCGCTCTCAGGCGGTCAGCAGCAGCGCCTGGCCCTCGCTCGTGCGTTGGCCCACCGACCGCGTCTGCTGCTGCTCGACGAGCCGCTGTCGAACCTCGACGCCAAGCTGCGCGACACCATGCGCAACGAGCTGCGGAGCCTGCAGCGCACCCTCGGCATCAGTGCCCTCTACGTCACGCACGATCAATCCGAGGCGCTGTCGATGTCGGATCGGGTGGCCGTGATGAACGGCGGACGCATCGTGCAGGAGGCGTCACCCCGCGAGCTCTACGACCAGCCGGCCGACCGATTCGTGGCGAACTTCGTCGGTCGCGCGAACATGATCCCCGCCGTGGTGATCGATCGTGACGGCGCCGGCGACGCGGTGGTCGAGGCGCTCGGCACCCGGCTGCAGACGCCGGTGCCCGACGGGGTCTCGATCGGCGACGAGGTCACGCTGACATTCCGGCCCGAGACCGTGCGCTGGCATGAGACCGACATCGATCGCCCGAACGTCCTTCCCGTGCGCATCGTGCGGGTGGAGTTCCTCGGCGAGATCGTCGAGTACGAGGCCGAAGTGCTCACCGATGGCGAGCCCGTCGCCACGATCGTCGGACGCGGAGCGCCACTCGCGACACCCCCCGAGGGCGGCAGGGTCTTCCTCGAACTGGTCTCGCACGCCTGCCGCGTGCTGGGCGCCTGA
- a CDS encoding TIGR03557 family F420-dependent LLM class oxidoreductase, with translation MHIGYAAMLEQIEPTAVIENCVLAEAHGFRGIMATDHFQPWLPRHRNAAHVWTMLGAIGAHTTGDLGPGVTTPGFRTHPAVVAQAAATLATLYPDRAWLGVGSGEALNEHIVGEYWPEPAERIDRMFEAVDLIRKLFTASIAGRDTRHRGEHFRMESTRLWTMPPTAPPVYVATAGPATARRAGRNADGLITTSAEVERLAPLLARFAEGAREAGHDPEGLPKVLQLRLSWAPTDEQALANALTEWPIGGLRMRRGDVRSPYDFEQLVRGVTADDMRASMLISADPEVHRAQIQRYVDLGFTRIYLQNVGPDQREFVEVFGRDVLPKVHA, from the coding sequence ATGCACATCGGGTACGCCGCGATGCTCGAGCAGATCGAGCCGACCGCCGTGATCGAGAACTGCGTCCTCGCCGAGGCGCACGGGTTCCGCGGGATCATGGCCACCGATCACTTCCAGCCCTGGCTTCCCCGCCACCGCAACGCCGCTCATGTGTGGACCATGCTCGGCGCGATCGGCGCGCACACCACCGGCGACCTCGGCCCCGGCGTCACGACCCCCGGCTTCCGCACGCATCCCGCCGTGGTCGCGCAGGCCGCAGCGACGCTGGCGACCCTCTACCCCGACCGGGCCTGGCTCGGCGTCGGATCGGGGGAGGCGCTGAACGAGCACATCGTCGGCGAATACTGGCCCGAACCCGCCGAGCGCATCGACCGCATGTTCGAGGCCGTCGACCTGATCCGCAAGCTCTTCACCGCCTCGATCGCCGGTCGCGACACCCGCCACCGTGGCGAGCACTTCCGCATGGAATCGACCCGGCTCTGGACGATGCCGCCCACTGCGCCACCGGTCTACGTGGCCACGGCGGGCCCGGCCACCGCTCGCCGCGCCGGCCGGAACGCCGACGGCCTGATCACGACCTCGGCCGAAGTCGAGCGCCTCGCGCCGCTGCTCGCCCGATTCGCCGAGGGGGCACGGGAGGCGGGTCACGATCCCGAGGGCCTCCCGAAGGTGCTCCAGCTGCGGCTCTCGTGGGCGCCGACCGACGAGCAGGCCCTCGCGAACGCACTGACCGAGTGGCCGATCGGCGGACTCCGGATGCGCCGGGGCGACGTGCGCTCGCCGTACGACTTCGAGCAACTCGTGCGCGGGGTGACGGCCGACGACATGCGGGCTTCGATGCTCATCTCCGCCGACCCCGAGGTGCACCGCGCGCAGATCCAGCGCTACGTCGACCTCGGCTTCACGCGCATCTACCTGCAGAACGTCGGGCCCGACCAGCGGGAGTTCGTCGAGGTCTTCGGCCGCGACGTGCTGCCGAAGGTGCACGCATGA
- a CDS encoding 2-hydroxymuconic semialdehyde dehydrogenase, whose translation MPSETMTPPLRASEQERTPRAIHNMIAGERVEGIATFAKVSPVDGSIIAEVHEAGTEQVDRAVAAARAAFDGPWGRMTVAERARLLRGVADAIDRRADELVVAEVGDTGKPEALARDLDVARAAANFRSFADTVSTAGLDSFLTELPDGRRALNYAVRKPLGVVAVIVPWNLPLLLLTWKLAPALATGNTVVIKPSEETPSSATLLAEILAEAGVPAGVVNVVHGFGADSAGEALTTHPGIDGVTFTGESSTGSAIMRAVAPRVRPVSFELGGKNAALVFADADLDAAVAGLARSTYLNTGQVCLCTERIYVQRAVFDEVAAGLAEHAARLRLGRPEDPATTTGPLISQAHREKVRSYFDLAVAEGATVLAGGGIPTLGDGLDGGSWIEPTLWTGLDNSNRTVREEVFGPVAALIPFDTEEEAIRLANDTDYGLAAVTWTTDLTRGHRVAQQMRTGMSWVNTWYLRDLRSPFGGVGLSGIGREGGHHSLEFYTEPTNVCVQL comes from the coding sequence ATGCCTTCCGAGACGATGACGCCTCCCCTCCGTGCCTCCGAGCAGGAGCGAACGCCCCGCGCGATCCACAACATGATCGCCGGCGAGCGCGTGGAGGGCATCGCCACCTTCGCGAAGGTCAGCCCGGTCGACGGCTCGATCATCGCCGAGGTGCACGAAGCCGGCACCGAGCAGGTCGACCGCGCCGTGGCCGCCGCGCGCGCCGCGTTCGACGGACCCTGGGGACGGATGACGGTCGCGGAGCGCGCCCGTCTGCTGCGCGGTGTGGCCGACGCGATCGACCGCCGCGCCGATGAGCTCGTCGTGGCCGAGGTCGGCGACACCGGCAAGCCCGAGGCACTCGCCCGCGACCTCGACGTGGCCCGTGCCGCCGCGAACTTCCGCTCCTTCGCCGACACGGTCTCGACGGCAGGCCTCGACTCGTTCCTCACCGAGCTGCCCGACGGCCGGCGCGCCCTGAACTACGCCGTGCGCAAGCCGCTCGGGGTCGTCGCCGTGATCGTGCCGTGGAACCTGCCGCTGCTGCTGCTCACGTGGAAGCTCGCTCCCGCCCTCGCCACCGGCAACACCGTGGTGATCAAGCCCTCGGAGGAGACGCCGTCGTCGGCGACGCTGCTGGCCGAGATCCTCGCCGAGGCGGGGGTGCCCGCGGGGGTCGTGAACGTCGTGCACGGTTTCGGCGCCGATTCCGCGGGCGAGGCCCTCACCACGCATCCGGGCATCGACGGGGTCACGTTCACCGGCGAATCGTCCACCGGATCCGCGATCATGCGGGCGGTCGCGCCGCGGGTGCGCCCGGTCTCGTTCGAGCTCGGCGGCAAGAACGCCGCGCTCGTGTTCGCCGACGCCGACCTCGATGCCGCCGTCGCCGGGCTCGCCCGCTCCACGTACCTCAACACCGGCCAGGTGTGCCTGTGCACCGAGCGCATATACGTGCAGCGCGCGGTCTTCGATGAGGTGGCCGCCGGCCTCGCCGAGCACGCCGCCCGTCTGCGTCTGGGCCGCCCGGAGGACCCGGCCACGACCACCGGTCCTCTCATCTCGCAGGCCCACCGTGAGAAGGTGCGCTCGTACTTCGACCTCGCCGTCGCGGAGGGGGCGACGGTGCTCGCGGGCGGCGGCATCCCCACGCTCGGCGACGGACTCGACGGCGGATCGTGGATCGAGCCGACGCTGTGGACCGGCCTCGACAACAGCAACCGCACCGTGCGCGAAGAGGTGTTCGGTCCCGTCGCCGCCCTCATCCCCTTCGACACCGAAGAGGAGGCGATCCGATTGGCGAACGACACCGACTACGGCCTCGCCGCGGTCACCTGGACCACCGACCTGACCCGCGGACACCGTGTGGCGCAGCAGATGCGCACGGGCATGTCGTGGGTCAACACCTGGTATCTGCGCGACCTGCGCAGCCCCTTCGGCGGCGTCGGGCTCTCGGGCATCGGCCGCGAGGGCGGGCACCACTCGCTCGAGTTCTACACCGAGCCGACGAACGTGTGCGTGCAGCTGTGA